The Enterobacter asburiae genomic sequence CCGCGATTGCTGTACACCGGGTAGCCCGCGGGCAGCTTCGAAAACGCGTCAATCAGCCGCACGACAAGGCTGTTGCCGACAAACAGCTGCCCCTGTTCAGGCAGGCACTGGCGAATGCGGTGCGCCAGCCCGGCTTCGCTAAACGCTTCACAGTGCGCTTTGGTCAGTTCCCACGCCTGGCGCGAAAGGTCCGGGATGGCCACAGCCCAGGGCTTGCGTTTTTCAGCCGGATGAAGCGTCAGCCAGGCGTCGATGCTGCTGACCAGACGACGGCCGCGGTGGTGCGCCGGGTCAAGCCGCCCTTCCAGGGAATCCACCAGCCAGTACTCTTCCGGCATGCAGGTGGCCTGCCACTGCAGTAAGCGTTTGCCGGTCAAACTCGATCCAAGCTGGACCACAATCTGCGCCTGCGCAAGCTCGGTGACCGCTTTGGCATTACCCAGCCAGAGGTCGGCGCACGGCAGCGGCTGGCCAGTCTGGGAAAGCACGTCGCCTATCAGCGGCCAGCCAAGGGTTTGCGCCCATTCGGCAACCAGCTTGCCTTCGGCAGCGCTCATGCGCCCGGCAATCACCACGCCGCGCTTCTGCCGCCAGAAGAACCAGTCACGCTGTTTCGCGCTCTCAAGATGCGTCTGCTCGCGCAGCCACGGTTTTTCACTCTGCCACCAGTCGCCGAGAGACTGCTGCCAGTCAAGACCCGTGTCGTCCATCTCGCCGTACAGCGGCTCGGCAAACGGGCAGTTGATATGCAACGCCCCGCTGCGCAACGTCTCCACGGCGTGATCGACGGTGGAGACCAGCCAGCTTGCCGGAATATCCTGGGTGGGACGCGGTAACGAAATCGTCTGCGAAGGATGCGAAGAAAAGAGCCCCGGCTGGCGAATGGCCTGATTGGCACCGCAGTCGATAAGCTCAGGGGGACGATCGGCCGTCAGTAAGATCACTCTTTCACCCGTTAACCCGGCTTCAATCAGGGCCGGATAGAGGTTCGCCACGGCGGTACCGGAGGTGACGATCACCGCCACTGGTTCTTTGCTGACTTTCGCCAGACCCAGCGCAAGATGCCCGAGGCCGCGTTCATCAAAGTGGGTGTGGTGAATGAACGCCCGGTTTTCTGCGGCCGCCAGCGTCAGCGGCGTTGAGCGAGAACCCGGTGCAATACACACGTGCCTGACGCCATGGCGCGTCAGGGCTTCAAGGATCACCGCCGCCCAGCGTCGGTTAAAAGAACTTACTGACATGAGATTGTCCGGTATCAAGAATGCGACACAGTATAAATAATAGAAAAAATTGGAATTTTGATATGAATCGGGATTGCGCGAATCTGTATTAATCCCTTAGGAGCAGAGAGCGCAATCCGGCTGCTTTATTTTCAATCTCCTGCCACTCCTGCTCCGGGTCAGATCCGCTGACAATACCGGCGCCGGCGTAGAGCCGCAGGGAGTCCTCCTGAACGCGCGCGGAGCGCAGCGCCACGCAGAACTCACTCTGTTCGGGGGATAAATACCCGGCCGAACCGGCGTACCACTCGCGGTTAAAGGGTTCAACCTTCTGGATAAACTCGCGCGCGGGCTGTCGGGGTAATCCAGCAACGGCCGCGGTCGGCTGTAACATGAGCAGACACTGCTCGTCATCGGCCTGTTTGAGCTCGGTCCAGATACAGCGGCGCAAATGCTGCACCTTACGCAGGCGTACCACCTGGGGGGGCAGTACCTCAAGCGTCTGCGTAGAGCGCTGAAGACGCTGGCAGATATCTTCCACCACCAGCATATTTTCGCGCTGGTTTTTATCATCATTCAGCAGCCACTCGCCGAGACGCTGCGCCTGGCTATCTTCGGTATGGCTGGCGACGGTGCCAGCAAGCGCTTCCGTGCGCAGCAGCTTGCCGCGCCGTCGCCAGAGACGCTCGGGCGTAGAGCCGAGAAACGCGTTGCTGGCGTTGAACACCATGCAGAAATGGTAGCAGTGTAAATTCAGGGCGCGGCTGGCCGCCATCAGCGCAACGGGGTTAACGCGCTGCGTGAACTGCAGATCGGTTGCCCGGGCGAGAACCACTTTTTCAAAATCACCGCGCGCGATGGTCTCCGTCGCCCTGCGGATAAGCTTCAGCCATTCGGCCTGCTGCGGCTGATGGGTTTCGTGCTCAACCTGCACGGAGAGCGGACGGATAGATCTCGCAGGACGGAGCTGCTGTAAAAAATCCAGCGCGACGCGGGCATCCTCCACAAGCGAGCGGTCGCTCCAGAGCTGCAGGCGCAGCGTGGCGTTGCCGGCGGTGCGTCGCCAGAG encodes the following:
- the menD gene encoding 2-succinyl-5-enolpyruvyl-6-hydroxy-3-cyclohexene-1-carboxylic-acid synthase; translated protein: MSVSSFNRRWAAVILEALTRHGVRHVCIAPGSRSTPLTLAAAENRAFIHHTHFDERGLGHLALGLAKVSKEPVAVIVTSGTAVANLYPALIEAGLTGERVILLTADRPPELIDCGANQAIRQPGLFSSHPSQTISLPRPTQDIPASWLVSTVDHAVETLRSGALHINCPFAEPLYGEMDDTGLDWQQSLGDWWQSEKPWLREQTHLESAKQRDWFFWRQKRGVVIAGRMSAAEGKLVAEWAQTLGWPLIGDVLSQTGQPLPCADLWLGNAKAVTELAQAQIVVQLGSSLTGKRLLQWQATCMPEEYWLVDSLEGRLDPAHHRGRRLVSSIDAWLTLHPAEKRKPWAVAIPDLSRQAWELTKAHCEAFSEAGLAHRIRQCLPEQGQLFVGNSLVVRLIDAFSKLPAGYPVYSNRGASGIDGLISTAAGVQRASAKSTLAIVGDLSALYDLNALALLRQASAPFVLIVVNNNGGQIFSLLPTPQSERERFYLMPQNVQFEHAAAMFSLKYHRPESWEQLDAALSSAWKQPGATLIELVVNEADGAQALQSLLAQVSHL
- the menF gene encoding isochorismate synthase MenF, with amino-acid sequence MNSIFLALEQLRTQLSQALPAAPGIRHFDVSFPLNDAFDPLAWLGEQQCYPQFYWQQRNGDEELAALGAVTQFSSLALASQFLREQNAASDTRICGLNAFNPEQGSLFLPRLLWRRTAGNATLRLQLWSDRSLVEDARVALDFLQQLRPARSIRPLSVQVEHETHQPQQAEWLKLIRRATETIARGDFEKVVLARATDLQFTQRVNPVALMAASRALNLHCYHFCMVFNASNAFLGSTPERLWRRRGKLLRTEALAGTVASHTEDSQAQRLGEWLLNDDKNQRENMLVVEDICQRLQRSTQTLEVLPPQVVRLRKVQHLRRCIWTELKQADDEQCLLMLQPTAAVAGLPRQPAREFIQKVEPFNREWYAGSAGYLSPEQSEFCVALRSARVQEDSLRLYAGAGIVSGSDPEQEWQEIENKAAGLRSLLLRD